GCTATTGTTAGAGTTGTTGATATCGATCAGTATTCCGTTGAATTATGTGGTGGTGTCCACGTTAAAAACACATCCGAAATTGGACTCTTTAAAATCATTTCAGAAAGCGGAATCGGTGCTGGTGTAAGACGTATCGAAGCGGTCACTTCAAAATATGCGGTTGAATATTATGAAGATAAAGACAACGTACTTGAAGACGTAAATACGCATTTAAAAGTAAAATCTGGAAATACAATTTCTAAACTTGAACAATTACTTGAAGAAAAGAAGCAACTAGAGAAAGAAGTAAAGTCATTAAAATCAGAACTTCAAAAAGATGCATTATCTGATTTAACAGATGCTACGTTCGACATTAACGGATTTAATTTAATTGCGACTGAAGTTTCTGTTGATAGTGTTAAAGAACTGCGTCAGACGATGGATGTTATTAAATCTAAAAACCAAGAAAGCATTATTGCACTCATTTCAAATGTTGACGGCAAAGTATCGATGATTGTTACGGTGCCTAAAGCTAAAACATCAGTCGTAAAAGCTGGAGATATTATGAAACAAATGGCTGAAGCAGTTGACGGTAGAGGTGGCGGTCGCCCGGACATGGCACAAGGCGGCGGTACGAACACTGAAAATATGTCAGAAGCTTTACAAATCGTTAAAGATTATCTAAATGGTTTTTAATAATATAATAATTTGTTATACTAACACTATCTAACTTTAGTAGTCGAGGAGTGTTACTGCATGGATAATTTAAATAAGACAATGAAGTTTAACATTGAAGAAGCACAAAATGAGAATATCAAGAACGTCCTTTCGAATGTATATAAAACACTTGAAGAACGCGGCTACAATCCTGTAAACCAAATTGTAGGATATCTACAAAGTGGTGACCCGGCATTTATTCCGCGCCATAACGAAGCGAGAAACCAAATTCGTCATATTGAACGTGACGAGATTATGGAAGTGCTCGTGAAAAGTTACATTACACGTGAACTCAATGAGTAAAACACTTGGGTTAGATGTAGGTACTAAAACGATTGGTGTTGCAGTGAGTGATAGTTTAGGCTGGACAGCACAAGGGTTAACAACTTTAAAGGTCGATACGGCACAAAATGATTTTGGTCTAAATGATCTAGCAAAAATTATTAAAGATGAAAATATTACGACGATTGTCGTCGGTTTACCGAAGCACATGAATAACTCAGTCGGTGAAAGTGGCGAACGTTCGATTCATTTTTCTGAACTTTTAAAAGAAAAGTTTCCGACAATTCAAGTTGAATTGTGGGATGAACGACTCAGTACGATGGCCGCAGAACGCACGCTTCTTGAAGCGGATTTATCGAGGAGAAAACGTAGTAAAGTGATCGATAAAATGGCTGCAGTATTTATATTACAAGGGTACTTAGACCGATTTAATTAAAGGAGAATATTAATGTCAAATGAATTTGAATTAAACACAGATGATGAGTTAATGACGCTTGTCGATGAAGAAGGTAATGAAACACTTTACAGAAAATTAATGGAGTTTCATCATCCAGGATTTGACAAAACATACGTAATTGTTGCAGAAGAAAGCAACTATAACTCTGAAGATGATGATGAGCAAATCGAATTAATTCCTATGATTGCTGAACCTTTAGACGATGGTGAAAATTACCGTTTTGCACCAGTTGAATCTGATGAAGAGTGGGACATGATTGAAGAAATCGTAAACACAAACTTTGACGATATTGAAGAATAATTATAATTGCTTCCGTGAATTCGGGAGCAATTTTTAAAAATAAGGAGAAATTATGACAAACAATGATGATTTAAGATTTTCAAAAAACGTATCATCTTATGTTTCGGTAATCATCGTCCTTGCGATTATTGCAATGCTCGTTTTAGGAGCATTGTTTGGCGTGTTTTACATTAAGCAAGGTATGAAGCCGTTAGACAAAGATTCAACCGAGGTCGTACGAGTTGAAGTTCCAGCAGGTTCTTCATCGACTGATATTAGTAATATGTTAGAAGAGAAAGGGATTATTAAAAACAGTAAGTTTTTTAAACTTTACTTAAGACTTAATAGCATTTCAAACTATCAAGCGGGAGAATTTGAACTTTCGCCTTCTATGGATTATGAAACAATTGCAAAAACATTAGAAACTGGTGTGTTGTACGAAGAGGTGCATTATAAATTAACAGTGCCTGAAGGGTATACTGTCGATGAAATTGGAGATCTCGTACAAGAAGTACTTCCAGTTGAAAAAGATGAGTTTATAAACTTAGTTCAAGACAAAGAATATTTAAAAGAGTTGCAAAAAGATTATAAAGACATGTTAACGGATGAAATATTTGATGAAGATATTAAATATCCGCTCGAAGGGTACTTATATCCAGCGACTTACGATATCACTGAAGAGCAGCCGGATTTAGATAAGTTAGTGCGTCAAATGTTAAACGCCACGCGAAGTAATACGTTTAACTTATATAAATCTGTCACATACACTGTGAACTATGAAGGAGAAAATGAAGAGTTATCATTCCATGAATTCTTAACATTCTCTTCACTTGTAGAAAAAGAAGCGACGAGTTTAGCTGATCGCGCTAAAATTACGAGTGTGTTTTTAAACAGAATGGCTGAAAATCCATCGATGCCTCTTCAAACGGACCCGACTGTTTTATACGCAAAAGGCATTCATAAAGAAGTCGTCTTATACGAAGACTTAGAAGTCGATGACCCGTTTAACACATATATTCATAAAGGATTAACACCAGGGCCAATCGGTGCACCTGGAACTGAGTCCGTTCAAAGTGTATTAAATCCAGCGAATACGAATTACTACTACTTCTTAGCTGATAAGGATGGAGTTAACCATTTCGCTGAAACATATGAAGAACACCAAGAGAATCGTGAAAAGTATATAGAAGGTGACTGATTTCGCTTTCTCTTTTTAAAACTTTATGTTAATATCTAACTAATATCTACAACTGGCATTGATTTGCCGGTTGTATATTTTTGTGGTGAAAACATGACTATAGAAGAATATTTAAAACAATTGAACACAAAAACTGAGTCGTTTCAAGACGTTTATGAGTACGCTGTAAATAATCGTGTACCAATTATCGATAGCGATGCACTGACTGTATTAAAACAACTCATTCAATTAACACGTCGTAAAAAAATATTAGAGATCGGAACAGCAATCGGATATAGTGGACTCCATATGCTCAGTGTCAACAAAGATATTACATTAACGACGATTGAGAAAGATGAAGCTTCATATGACATTTCAAAAGAAAACTTTTTAAAACACGGTGTAAGTGAAAGAGTGAATGGTATACTCGGTGATGCAAAAGAAGTCGAATTAGAAGATACATTTGATTTGCTTTTTATCGATGCATCGAAAGGTAACAATAAGCTCTTCTTTGAAAAGTACAGTCCACTACTTACGGATGATGGTATTATCGTTGTCGATAATATATTATTACGTGGTCAAATTGTAGAAGAGAATCTACATAGTAAAAACAAAATTAAACTACGTGATAAAGTACGTCAATTTAACGAATACATTTATGAAAACTATCCGTCAGCGTCATTTTTAAATGTCGGCGATGGACTATTAATTATAAGTAAATAACGGAGTGAAAACATGGATTTAAATAATAAAGAATACCCAATGACACAAGAAGGATTTGACAAACTTCAAGAAGAACTCGATCATTTAAAAACAGTAAAACGACCTGAAGTCGTTGAAAAGATTAAAGTTGCACGTAGTTTTGGAGACCTTTCTGAGAACTCTGAGTACGATGCAGCAAAAGATGAACAAGGTTTCGTAGAGCAAGAAATCTCTAAAATTGAAGAGATGATTCGTTACGCTAAAATTATCGAAGAAAACGTCGATAATACAGAAGTTCAAATTGGTAAAACAGTAACATTTAAAGAGTTACCAAATGGACCTGAAGAATCTTATAAAATCGTCGGTTCTGCAGAGGCAGATCCATTTGAAGGTAAAATTTCAAATGAGTCTCCGATTGCGGGCGCATTAATCGGCTCAAAATTAAACGATGAAGTAAACGTACCACTTCCAAACGGTAACGAAATGAAAGTGAAAATCGTTAAAATTGACTAATACAATTGGTATTATTGGAGCAATGCAACCGGAAGTAGAGATATTAAAAAATGACATGGACATTACACGTACTGTTAATATTGCTCACGTTGAGTTTTATGAAGGTACGTTACAAGATAAAAATATCGTTCTCGTTGAAAGTGGGATCGGTAAAGTAAATGCATCGATTATTACAGCGTTATTAATACAAACTTTTAACGTAGATGTGATCATTAATACTGGTGTTGCTGGTAGTTTAGCTGAAGAACTCGATATTTTAGATATGGTCATAAGCAGTCATACTGCGCACCACGATGTTGAAGCGACAACATTTGGTTATGAAATAGGGCAAGTACCATCAATGCCACTCAACTTTGAAGCAGATACGCGCTTTATAGAAGCTACGAAACTTGCACTTAATGAATACAATGAAATTAACTATACAGTCGGTGAAGTCGTTAGTGGCGATCAATTTATCGACACAGATGATAAAAAACAAACGATTTTAAATGCGTTCAGTAATGCAAAAGCAGTCGATATGGAATCTGCTGCGATTGCACAAACGTGTTATCAATTTAAAACACCGTATTTAATATTACGTTCGATGAGTGACAAAGCAGATGGTTCAGCGGATATGAACTATGATGAGTTTCTTAGAAAAGCTTGTATTCACTCATCTAACACGGTAAAATTAGTATTAGAGAAACTGTGATTCGGAGGGGTAAAGTAATGCTATTTCTTATGGTTTTTGCCTTAATTGTAACTACAATTGTTGGTTTCTTTATTTATAAAGAAACTGAAGTTGAACACACACAAGGAATTGAAGAGTAATTGAGACGGCGCCTTTTTTGGGCGCTTTTTATTTTTAAAAATTAAGAGGTTAATGATATGAAAACTGTGTTAAAAGATTATTTTTTGCCAAGTGATTACGTCAATCGTTTTACTGACATTACATCTGATTATTTAAAATCACATGACAAAACTGCAGTGATGATTGACTTAGACAATACACTCGTCGCTTTTGATGATCCAGATATTAACGATGAAGTCATCGAATGGATAGAAACGTTACAAGAAGACGGTATTCAAGTTCTTATTCTATCTAACGGAAGAAAAAATAGGGTCGAACGCTTTTGTAAAGACTCAGATTTGAAGTACATTCATACAGCGAGAAAACCAGCAATGCGAGGCTTCCATAAAGGAATTACAGAGCTCGGTGTGAAGAAGAAAGCAGTTGTAATGATTGGAGACCAAGTGATGACAGACGTACTCGGTGCCAATAGAACTGGAATCGATAGTATTTTAGTGTTACCTGTAAAAGAGAAAGACGCTTTTGTTACGAAGTTTAACCGCCGTATGGAACGACGTATTATGAAATGGATAGCTGATGAGGACTTACTAAATTGGAGGAACTATTAAATGACTGAATATAAATGTATCGGCTGCGGCGCAGTACTACAGTCTGAAGATGAAAATGAAAGCGGGTTTGTACCAAAAAGTCGTATTCACGAAGAAGACGTCATTTGTAGACGTTGCTTTCGTTTAAAAAATTATAATGAGACACCTGACGTTAATATTGAATCTGGTGAATTTATGACGATGTTAAACTCGATTTATGAAAAAGACGGAGTTATCGTTAAAGTGATCGACGTGTTTGACTTTGAAGGTAGTATTATTCCATCGTTTAACCGTATCGTTGGAAATAAGAAAATTATCGTTGCGGTAAATAAAATTGATCTTCTTCCTAAATCTACTAATGTGAGTCGTTTATTGAATCGCCTTAAAAAGATGCTTGCAGATGAAGGAATTATTGCCAATGAAACAGTCGTTGTTTCAGGTGCAAAAGGTTTTGGATTAGATGATTTGATCGAACAAATCAATCAATATAGCGTAGGTAAAGATGTATATGTAGTTGGTACGACAAACGTTGGTAAATCTACGTTAATTAATAAATTAATAGAAGCAACAACAGGTGAAAAAGAAGTGATTACGACGTCTAATATCCCTGGAACGACACTTGGTATGATCGATATACCTCTTGGAAATAATCAGTTTATGTATGATACTCCTGGAGTTATTGCAAAAAGTGCGATGAGTACGGTGTTATCTCTAGACGACGTAAAACATATTATGCCTAAAAAAGAAATTAAGCCACTCACATATCAATTAGACGAAGGACAAACTTTATTTGTTTCAAACTTGGCACAAATTGATTTTGTAACAGGTAATCGCTCTAGTTTTACAATATATCGTAGTGATAAGCTTGTCGTTCATCGTACGAAACTAGATAATGCGAAAGAATTTTATCGTAAGCATTACAATGGATTACTTGCACCACCAGAATTAGAGTCTCCTATTTTACTTGATAATAGTGAGACATATACATTTAAAACAGACGTTCGTAGTGATATTTTAATTAGTGGATTATGTTTTATAACAGTGGATAAAGATATCACAGTAAACGTTACAGTACCTAAAGGTGTAAAAGTGATTGCACGCCATACGGTATTTAAGGATAAGTAAAATGAGCTATGCAGTCATTGGTTATCCAATACATCATACGTATTCACCACTGATTCATAATACTAATTTTAAAAAGAACGATGATCCATTAAACTACGGTAAATTAGAAATTACACCTGAGCAACTAAAAAATATTGATGCAATTATGAAAAAAGAAAATCTTTTAGGCATAAACGTGACGGTACCTCATAAAGAAGAAATTATCCAATATCTAGATGAGATAGATGGTCATGCGAAGGAAATTTACGCAGTAAATACAGTTAAACGAATAGATCATAAATTATACGGGTATAATACAGATGTATCTGGATATAAACAAACGATTATTGACAACGATATTAAACACGATAACGTTTTAATACTAGGTGCGGGTGGTGCGTCAAAAGCAGTGTGTCTTGCACACCTTGAGCTCGGTTCTAAAGTGACAATTGTTACGCGCCGTAAAGAAAGTTTTCAAAGTTTTAGAACTCATGATTTTACAGCGTTAACAATTGATGAGTTTGAAGGTGGGGCGTTTGATATTGTTATAAATGCAACACCACTCGGTTTAAAGAGTGAAGATGCTTTTCAAACGTTTAAACTAAATCAACTGACCAATATAGAAAGTACAGTAGGTTATGATTTAATCTATAATCCTGCAGTCACTCCTTTTATGTCATATTTTAAAACGTCATTTAATGGGCTTGATATGCTCGTAAATCAAGCGATGATGTCATATGAAATATGGACAGGAAAAGTAGGAGATAGAGAAGAAGTAAAGTCAGTATTGCGAACGTATTTAAAGGAGAATAATGGATGACATTAACTGGTAAACAAAAAAGATATTTAAGAAAACTTGCACATGATTTAAAACCGGTCTTTCAAGTCGGTAAATTAGGTGTAACTGATGAATTCAATGATCAAATTTCCGATTACTTTAATAGTCATGAACTATTAAAAATTTCTATACTTCAAAACTGTCCGTACGACAAAAAAGAGATTGCTGAGAAATTAGCGTCTGGTACAGACAGTCATTTAGTTCAAATTATCGGAAGTATTATCGTTTTGTATAAAGAAAACAAAGAAGAGAAGACGATTCAATTACCATGAGAAAAATCGGAGTGTTTGGTGGGACACTAGACCCGATTCATATCGGGCATACTCATTTAATCGTTGAAGCAAAACGTCATTTTGATTTAGATGAAGTAATTATCGTCCCAGCATTTCAATCACCACATAAAGCGGACCGTCCGATTCATGAATCGGACCGCTTAAAAATGATTGAACGTGCGACTAAAGATTTAGACTTTATTTCTATTGACATGTTCGAACTTGAACATAAAGGTAAAAGCTATACGTATGATACGATGTGTTATTTAAAAGAAAAGTTCCCGAATGATACACTCTATTTTATTATGGGAGAAGATCAGTTTCACGCATTTGATAGATGGTATAAGCACGAAGAACTACTTGAAATTGCGCAGTTTATTGTATTAAAACGTACGATGGAAGAGACAAATATTACTGCACCATTTCTAACAGCAACAGTACCTATAATTGAAGTGAGTTCTAGCGAAATACGTAAACGTATCGGAAATGACGATTATTATAGTCATCTCGTTCATAAGAACGTATTTGATTATATTAAGGAGCACGAGCTATATGAATGAGCTTGAAGCAAAACAACTCGTACAAGAAAAGTTGCCTGAAAAGCGATTCGCACATTCCTTGCGTGTTGCTGAAACGGCCGTTTTAATGGCACGATTGTTTAAAGCAGATGAAAAGAAATGTCATCTTGCTGGTCTTTTACATGATTACTGTAAGTATGACGACTTAAATGATATGCATGAAATCGTTAAAGAGAATAGTTTAGATGACGAACTACAACTATACACGAGTGCGATTTTACATGGACCTATCGCAGCATTTTTAATAGAAAAAGAGTTTAATATTCACGATGAAGAAATTCTTCTCGCTATTAAAAATCATACGTCTGGTCGTGCAGACATGAATTTAGTTGAAAAAATTATTTTTGTCGCAGATTATATTGAACCCGCTCGAACAACACCTGGTGTTGAAGACATTAGAGATATCGTATATAACGATCACGATTTAGAACGTGCGGTATTTGAAATTACGAGAAGAAATATCTGTTATTTAGCAGAACAAGGTGTAAAAATATATAGTGAAACGTTTAAGTGTTATAACTATTATAATTAAAAAGGATGGATACTTTGGAAAGTAAAACATTATTAGATTTAGCAATTGATGCAGTCGATGGTAAACGTGCGGAAGATATTCGAGTATTTGATGTTAGAGAATCGAGTACAATTGCGGATTACGTATTCATTTGTCACGGATCATCAGACCGTCAAGTAAAAGCAATTGCAGGTGCTTTAGAAGCACTTGCAGAAGATAACGACCTCCAAGTTTCAGTTGAAGGATCGCGAGAAGGTAAATGGATTCTAGTCGATTTAGGAGATGTTATCGCACATATCTTTACAAAAGTAGAGCGTGAGTACTATAATTTAGAGCGTCTATATTATGATGGTGAAGCGGTTGAGCTCTAAGTATGAGGCGTTTAGCTATTTATACGAAGCTATGAATTATGACATCCCATACAGTTTATGGATTGATATTATAGAACCATTTAACAAAAACACGTCAATTCTAGATGTTGGATGTGGTACAGGTGAAATTTTAAAACAGTTAACTGCATCTAAAAAGATAGGGATTGATAATTCTGAAACGATGATTGAAATCGCCACGAGAAATGATGACTCTAGTCAATATTTTGTTAATGATATGAAAAATTTTAAGCTAAATGAATCATTTGATTTGGTAATCGCGACAGTCGACGTCTTAAATTATGTCGAAGACTTAGATTCATTTAAACGCGTTCTTCTAAATGTATACGAACATTTAAATGACGACGGAGTCTTTATTTTTGATATTCATAGTGAGAGTAAAGTAAATGCGATGATTGAAGGCGAAATGTTTACGGATGAAAGTGATGATTTCGTCTATATTTGGAATACAGTAAAAGATGATGATTTGTCTCTTCATCATGAGCTAACGTTTTTTATTAAAAATGAAGATGATTTATATGAAAGATATTTTGAATCTCATTATCAACGAACATTTACTCATGATACTGTGTTAAATGTATTACAGGCACTGAATTTTAAATTAGTAAAAGCGTTTAGTGATTTCGATTCTGATGGAACTATTCGAGACTATTCAGAACGCACTTTTTACATCGTAAAAAAATAAAAAAAGATAATTCAGCTTTTGACAGCATATGTATATAAAGAGGTGTCTTATGACTGAATTATTTTTTAAATATAAAACGATTATTTCTACTGCTGCACTAGGTATTATAGCAGTCGTCATGTTTATTTTATTTTTTAAAACGACAGATGATTTTGAATATACAACACCTGTAGAAGTAGATAATAGTGTACATGCACAAGTCGAAGAAGAAGTAGATACTATGAGTCTAAACTCAATATTTGTTGAAATAAAAGGTGCTGTTAAGCATCCAAATGTATATGAAATGCCAAAGGACGCGAGAGTTAAAGACATTATATTACTCGGTGAACCACTTGACTCTGCAGACTTAAACCAAATTAATCAATCAGAAAAGTTAAGAGATGAAATGAGCATTTATGTACCAGCAAAAGGTGAAATAATCGAAACAGAGCGTGAAACTTCAAGTAGCCATATCGTCAACATAAATAAAGCGAGTAAAGACGAACTGATGACGTTAAATGGAATCGGTGCAAAGAAAGCTGAAACGATTATTAATTATCGTGAAGAGAATGGTTTGTTTGAAAAGAAAGAAGATTTAATGAACATACCTGGTATTGGTCAAAAAACGTTTGAAAACTTAGAAAATGATATAGAAATTTAGGGGTGAAACTGTGGAGCGTATCAATTGGCACGAATATTTTATGGCTCAGGCGATGTTACTCGCACTACGTTCAACGTGTGAACGCTTAAGCGTAGGGGCTACAATTGTTAAAGATAACCGTATTATTGCTGGTGGGTATAACGGTTCAGTAAGTGGAGAAGATCACTGTATAGACGTCGGTTGTTATTTAGAAGATGGTCACTGCATTCGTACGATTCACGCAGAAGTTAACGCGTTACTTCAATGTTCTAAAAACGGAGTATCGACAGAGAATGCGTCGATATACGTAACACACTTCCCATGTATACATTGTACAAAAGCATTAATTCAAGCAGGTATTAAAAACATTTATTATAGAGAGTCGTATAAAAACCACCCGTATGCAATTGAATTACTCGATAAGACAAGTGTTAAATATACACAGATTGATTTAGATGTCGATAAAATATATGAATACTTAAAAGTGAAATTATGATTTTATTTTTAATTTTTTTAGCCTTAGTCAGTGGAGCGTTAATCGTGAAAATTCCACTGCTAGGGTTATTTTTTATGGTCATTATTACATATATCGTCTTTATACAGAGAATTAGTTATATCGTATATACGTTAATTTTAATTTCTGTAATTATTTCTAGTACATATTTCTATTCTAATAGAGATACCTTTAAAGAGGAGACTATTGATTACTTCACAATATCAGACTACAAATATAATAACGATACGATTTCTTATATTGGTGAATATGAAAATTATCGTTTTTATGTTTATATGGAGAATGAAGCACTTCTTCCTATCGGTACAATGTGTAATGGCGATTTTGAAGTCGTGAAACCAAATATTGAAAGAAATTTTATTAAACGTAATCAAGCGTTATCGATGAAAATTTCTAACGTAGTTGGAAGTATTTATGTGAAAGACGATCGTTCAAACTGTTCAGAAACGAAGAAAACAGTAAAAATGAAAATCAATAATTTAAAATATAAGTATACCGAAAAAGTTTTAAAGATTAGTAATTATCCGTACACCGGGGATATATTAATGCTGTCAATCGGTAATAAGATGATGCTCGATTCACAATTCTTTTCAGCACTTCAAAAGCTCGGTATTTACCATTTATACGTGATTTCAGGTACACACGTTGCGTATATTACGATGGTACTAATATTTTTATTTACACGATTTAGACTACCGATTGAATATGTTAAAGCACTCGTAGTCATATGTTTACTTATATTTTTAATGATTAATATTTTTTCTCCAAGTGTACTTCGAGCTGTACTTATGGCAGTGTTACTCATTATTACGAGTTATTTTAATAAAAAACCGTATTTAGCGATCATCAGTTTAACTGCAATTATTCAATTTGTAATTCATCCTTATATAATTTTTCATGCAGGTTTTCAGTTGTCATATGTTACGACGTTCACAATTATTCTTAGCCGTCATTTCTTTAATGATAGACAACCTTTCATACAAATGATAATTGTTACTGTAATATGTGAAGTGTGTACAATTGTTTTAATACTATTTCACTTTAACGAAGTGTCAATCAGTGGAATTGTAATGAACTTAATATTCGGTCCAATATTCAGTTTTGTCATTTTC
Above is a genomic segment from Nosocomiicoccus massiliensis containing:
- a CDS encoding class I SAM-dependent DNA methyltransferase, encoding MSSKYEAFSYLYEAMNYDIPYSLWIDIIEPFNKNTSILDVGCGTGEILKQLTASKKIGIDNSETMIEIATRNDDSSQYFVNDMKNFKLNESFDLVIATVDVLNYVEDLDSFKRVLLNVYEHLNDDGVFIFDIHSESKVNAMIEGEMFTDESDDFVYIWNTVKDDDLSLHHELTFFIKNEDDLYERYFESHYQRTFTHDTVLNVLQALNFKLVKAFSDFDSDGTIRDYSERTFYIVKK
- a CDS encoding helix-hairpin-helix domain-containing protein, producing the protein MTELFFKYKTIISTAALGIIAVVMFILFFKTTDDFEYTTPVEVDNSVHAQVEEEVDTMSLNSIFVEIKGAVKHPNVYEMPKDARVKDIILLGEPLDSADLNQINQSEKLRDEMSIYVPAKGEIIETERETSSSHIVNINKASKDELMTLNGIGAKKAETIINYREENGLFEKKEDLMNIPGIGQKTFENLENDIEI
- a CDS encoding ComE operon protein 2 — protein: MERINWHEYFMAQAMLLALRSTCERLSVGATIVKDNRIIAGGYNGSVSGEDHCIDVGCYLEDGHCIRTIHAEVNALLQCSKNGVSTENASIYVTHFPCIHCTKALIQAGIKNIYYRESYKNHPYAIELLDKTSVKYTQIDLDVDKIYEYLKVKL